The sequence below is a genomic window from Sphingomonas crusticola.
GAATGCCGCACGCGCGGCACCGATGCGGGCGTTGGCTGCGCGCAGCTGATATTCGGCCTCGACCACGTCGGGACGGCGCAGCAGGATCGTGGAATCCAGCCCCGCCGGCAGCTCCGCCAAATTGCCGTCGGCATCCTCGATCGCGGCGGGCAGCAGCGTTTCCGCCACCGGCGCGCCGACCAGCAATTGCAGCGCATTCATGTCCTGCGCCACCAAAGTCATCTGGCGGGCGCGATCCGCTTGGGCGGTGGCAAGCACGGTTTGCGCCTGGCGTAAGTCGGTGCGCGGCGCGACCCCGCCATCGAGCCGCAATTGCGTAAGGCGGACGGTCGTCTGCGCACTGTTCGCAGTGTCTTCGGCGATCAGCAGCAGGCTGCGATCGGCCGCAAGGGTCAGCCAGGCGTCGGCGACATCGGCGACCAGCGTCAGCCGGGTCGCGCGAGCGGCCGCGTCCGTCGCCAGATATTGGTTGAAGGCCGAGCGGGAGAGGCTGCGCAGCCGGCCGAACAGGTCGATCTCCCACGCGGTGGTGCCGGCCTGGAGTTCATAGCTGGTGGTGCGGCGGGCATTGCCGCTGCCCGTTTCGCCGCTGCCCGTGCCGCCTGTCGCACCATTGCCCTGGCTCGTCCCACGGCGGGTGGTGACGCCGGCGCTGGCGTCGACCTCGGGCAGGATCGTCGCGCGCTGGACGCGGTACAGCGCACGCGCCGATTCGATATTGGCCAGCGCCACCCGCAAGTCCTGGTTGTTGACCAATGCTTGCTCGATGATCGCTTGCAGCCGCGGATCGCGGAATATGTCGCGATAGCTCACGCTCGGCAGCGCCGCCTCCGTCTGGCGCAGATAGGCGTGGCCGGCCGGCCAGCTTTGCGGCACGGCCGGCGTCGGCCGCACATAATGCGGATCCATGCTGCAGGCCGTGAGCGCGCTCAGCGCAAGGAGAGCGGCAGCGCGCTTCATGCCGGCTTCCGCTGCGGGGCACCGTCGCCGTCGGTGCCATCCGCTGCTTCCTTGTGGCGGCCGCGAAACAGTTTGCGGACGAGGACGAAGAATAACGGGATGTAGAAGATCGCCAGCATTGTCGCCGTGAGCATGCCGCCGATCACCGCCGTGCCGATTTCGACGCGGCTGCGTGCGCCTGCCCCGGTCGAGATGGCGAGCGGGAGCACGCCGAAGATGAACGCCAGACTGGTCATCAGGATCGGCCGCAAACGAACCCGGGCCGCTTCGAGCGCGGCGTCCAGCGGCTTCTTTCCCTGTTTCTCGGCCTGCTCTGCGAATTCGACGATCAGGATCGCATTCTTGGCCGAGAGGCCCAT
It includes:
- a CDS encoding efflux transporter outer membrane subunit; the protein is MKRAAALLALSALTACSMDPHYVRPTPAVPQSWPAGHAYLRQTEAALPSVSYRDIFRDPRLQAIIEQALVNNQDLRVALANIESARALYRVQRATILPEVDASAGVTTRRGTSQGNGATGGTGSGETGSGNARRTTSYELQAGTTAWEIDLFGRLRSLSRSAFNQYLATDAAARATRLTLVADVADAWLTLAADRSLLLIAEDTANSAQTTVRLTQLRLDGGVAPRTDLRQAQTVLATAQADRARQMTLVAQDMNALQLLVGAPVAETLLPAAIEDADGNLAELPAGLDSTILLRRPDVVEAEYQLRAANARIGAARAAFFPRISLTAIAGLASTALSGLFTGGAFSWTVAPSASLPIFDGGANAGNLAYARAQRDVYVATYQRAIQTAFREASDALARRGTIQAEMQADQLNVTAAQDTLNLESARYREGVDPYLNTLDAQRTFYAARQTVVNVRLTKAQNLVDLYRTLGGDQLVEALPPKSTPSRP